In Paracoccus jeotgali, the following are encoded in one genomic region:
- the rseP gene encoding RIP metalloprotease RseP — MGGLLAGLGGGIWTLAAFVIALSVIVAVHEFGHYIVGRWSGIRAEVFSIGFGPRLFSRRDRRGTEWQVAALPLGGYVRFLGDSNAASAGEGVAVDPALRRQTLDGAPLWARSATVAAGPVFNFILSTLIFAGFLLVQGVPVEAPTVGAVLPAPAEVQNQLRPGDEIIGVGGRPVGEWRDLLTVTETLPAAPSQDWRVRRDGVETTVRGPDPLPNRIGGVAPGSAAAQAGLRAGDVILRIDETPIHRFDQIRPLVEAAAGAPLSLLIWRDGTEIDVTLEPRQQDLPLADGGYEKRWLIGISGGSYFEPATTSVGPLTALWQGVGQVGSIIMSSLTGLWAMISGQIGACNLSGALTIAETTGQAADAGIGNFIWWIAILSVAIGFLNLLPIPVLDGGHLAFYAYESITGRPPSPRIMGLLTSIGLALVLGLMIFGLSNDLRC, encoded by the coding sequence ATGGGCGGTTTGTTGGCGGGTCTGGGCGGCGGGATCTGGACGCTGGCGGCGTTCGTGATCGCGCTGTCGGTGATCGTCGCGGTCCATGAATTCGGCCATTACATCGTCGGGCGCTGGTCCGGCATCCGCGCCGAGGTGTTTTCCATCGGCTTCGGCCCGCGCCTGTTCTCGCGCCGCGACCGGCGCGGGACGGAATGGCAGGTCGCGGCGCTGCCCCTTGGCGGCTATGTCCGCTTTCTGGGCGACAGCAACGCGGCCAGCGCGGGCGAGGGCGTGGCCGTCGATCCAGCCCTGCGCCGCCAGACGCTGGACGGCGCCCCGCTTTGGGCGCGCAGCGCCACCGTGGCGGCCGGGCCGGTCTTCAACTTCATCCTGTCCACGCTGATCTTTGCCGGCTTCCTGCTGGTGCAGGGCGTGCCGGTCGAGGCGCCCACCGTGGGCGCGGTCCTGCCCGCCCCGGCCGAGGTCCAGAACCAGCTGCGCCCCGGTGACGAGATCATCGGCGTGGGCGGCCGGCCGGTCGGGGAATGGCGCGATCTGCTGACCGTGACCGAGACGCTGCCTGCCGCGCCCTCGCAGGATTGGCGCGTGCGCCGCGACGGGGTCGAGACGACCGTGCGCGGCCCCGACCCGCTGCCCAACCGCATCGGCGGCGTGGCGCCGGGCAGTGCTGCGGCGCAGGCCGGGCTGCGCGCGGGCGACGTGATCCTGCGCATCGACGAGACGCCGATCCATCGTTTCGACCAGATCCGCCCGCTGGTCGAGGCCGCGGCCGGCGCGCCCCTGTCGCTGCTGATCTGGCGCGACGGCACCGAAATCGACGTGACGCTGGAGCCGCGCCAGCAGGATCTGCCGCTGGCGGATGGCGGCTACGAAAAGCGCTGGCTGATCGGCATTTCCGGCGGCAGCTATTTCGAGCCCGCGACGACCTCGGTCGGGCCGCTGACCGCCTTGTGGCAGGGCGTGGGGCAGGTGGGCAGCATCATCATGTCCAGCCTGACCGGGCTGTGGGCGATGATCAGCGGCCAGATCGGCGCCTGCAATCTGTCCGGCGCGCTGACCATCGCCGAGACGACCGGGCAGGCCGCAGATGCCGGCATCGGCAACTTCATCTGGTGGATCGCGATCCTGTCGGTGGCCATCGGGTTTCTGAACCTGCTGCCGATCCCGGTGCTGGATGGCGGGCATCTGGCCTTTTACGCCTATGAGTCGATCACCGGGCGACCGCCCTCGCCGCGGATCATGGGGCTGTTGACCAGCATCGGGCTGGCGCTGGTGCTGGGGCTGATGATTTTCGGCCTCAGCAACGACCTAAGGTGCTGA
- the bamA gene encoding outer membrane protein assembly factor BamA codes for MKLKRSSCAMALIAGLAGAVPALTVPGQAWAYVFNQIRIEGNERIEPETIISFANIMRGTNVSAGEVNDALQRIQNSGLFESVSVTPQGGTLVIQVKEWPTINRITFEGNRRIKDDELATITSSQARRVYSPAQAERDASNIAQAYSAQGRLAARVSPKVIPRSGNRVDLVFEVREGDVTEIERIGFTGNRSFSDRRLRNVLQTKQAGILRTFIRSDTFNPDRLTLDQKLLTDFYRSQGFADFKVQGVAPEIARERDAFYVTYQIEEGPRYRFGQIDTVSEIPGVDATPFRAQNRVKSGSYYSPEIIDVSIRRMETIALEAGLDFVNIEPRVTRNPRNQTLDLTFALTRGPRVFVERIDIEGNTTTLDEVIRRQFGTVEGDPFNPREIRNSAERIRALGYFADASVDTREGSSPEQVIVDVNVEEQPTGTLEFGASYGRSSGVGLNLGLSERNFLGRGQELALGLSTTKGSRSGTFTFAEPFFLSRDLRFRFSGYYRETDQDNAKYNTRAVGFSTGLQFPISKSGRLEVQYRLSKDTLFDVTEDSSPILQEEEGGLWSSVLGYSYSYDSRRFGLNPRTATKLGFTQDFAGLGGDVKSVTSILTAGVESTAWRPNVTMRAQLEAGAVHMLDDQTSRVLDRFNGQRIRGFESNGIGPRDLEAENQDALGGNYYWVARAEAQFPLGLPEEYGLTGGLFADVGSIWGLDETYGRDVDDSMNVRAAVGVSLFWTTPIGPLRMNFSKAVKKEDYDETQNFDLTLSTRF; via the coding sequence ATGAAACTGAAACGCAGCAGCTGCGCGATGGCGCTGATCGCGGGACTGGCCGGGGCTGTTCCGGCGCTGACCGTGCCGGGGCAGGCTTGGGCCTATGTGTTCAACCAGATCCGGATCGAGGGCAATGAACGCATCGAGCCCGAGACCATCATCTCGTTCGCCAACATCATGCGCGGCACGAATGTCTCGGCGGGCGAGGTCAACGACGCGTTGCAACGCATCCAGAACTCCGGCCTGTTCGAAAGCGTCTCGGTGACGCCGCAGGGCGGCACGCTGGTCATTCAGGTCAAGGAATGGCCGACGATCAACCGAATCACCTTCGAGGGCAACCGCCGGATCAAGGATGACGAGCTGGCGACCATCACCTCGTCGCAGGCGCGGCGGGTCTATTCGCCGGCGCAGGCGGAACGCGATGCGTCCAACATCGCGCAGGCCTATTCGGCGCAGGGCCGGCTGGCGGCGCGCGTCTCGCCCAAGGTCATCCCGCGCTCGGGCAACCGGGTCGATCTGGTGTTCGAGGTCCGCGAGGGCGACGTGACCGAGATCGAGCGCATCGGCTTCACCGGCAATCGCAGCTTTTCCGACCGCCGCCTGCGCAACGTGCTGCAGACCAAGCAGGCGGGCATCCTGCGGACCTTCATCCGCAGCGACACCTTCAACCCCGACCGGCTGACGCTGGACCAGAAGCTGCTGACCGATTTCTATCGCTCGCAGGGCTTTGCCGACTTCAAAGTGCAGGGCGTGGCGCCGGAAATCGCGCGCGAACGCGACGCCTTCTACGTCACCTACCAGATCGAGGAAGGCCCGCGTTACCGCTTCGGCCAGATCGACACCGTGTCCGAGATCCCCGGCGTCGATGCGACCCCCTTCCGCGCCCAGAACCGGGTCAAGAGCGGCAGCTATTACTCGCCCGAGATCATCGACGTCAGCATCCGCCGGATGGAGACCATCGCCCTGGAAGCCGGGCTCGATTTCGTCAATATCGAGCCGCGCGTGACGCGCAACCCGCGCAACCAGACGCTGGACCTGACGTTCGCGCTGACCCGCGGCCCGCGCGTCTTTGTCGAGCGCATCGACATCGAGGGCAACACCACCACGCTGGACGAGGTCATCCGCCGTCAGTTCGGCACCGTCGAAGGCGACCCCTTCAACCCGCGCGAAATCCGCAACTCGGCCGAACGCATCCGCGCGCTTGGCTATTTCGCCGATGCCAGCGTGGACACGCGCGAGGGGTCCAGCCCCGAGCAGGTGATCGTCGATGTCAACGTCGAGGAGCAGCCGACCGGGACGCTGGAATTCGGCGCCAGCTATGGCCGCAGCTCGGGCGTCGGCCTGAACCTCGGCCTCAGCGAGCGCAACTTTCTGGGTCGCGGACAGGAACTCGCGCTTGGGCTGTCGACCACGAAAGGCTCGCGATCGGGCACCTTCACCTTTGCCGAGCCGTTCTTCCTGTCGCGCGACCTGCGCTTCCGCTTCTCGGGTTATTACCGCGAGACGGATCAGGACAACGCGAAATACAACACCCGCGCGGTGGGCTTCTCGACCGGCTTGCAGTTCCCGATCTCGAAATCCGGCCGGCTCGAGGTGCAGTATCGCCTGTCCAAGGATACGCTGTTCGACGTGACCGAGGACTCCTCGCCCATCCTGCAAGAGGAAGAGGGCGGGCTGTGGAGCTCGGTTCTGGGCTACAGCTACAGCTATGACAGCCGCCGTTTCGGTCTGAACCCGCGCACGGCGACCAAGCTGGGCTTCACGCAGGACTTCGCCGGGCTGGGCGGCGACGTCAAATCGGTGACCTCGATCCTGACCGCCGGGGTGGAATCGACCGCCTGGCGTCCGAATGTCACCATGCGCGCGCAGCTCGAGGCCGGCGCCGTCCATATGCTGGACGATCAGACCAGCCGGGTGCTGGACCGGTTCAACGGGCAGCGCATCCGTGGCTTTGAATCGAACGGCATCGGCCCGCGCGATCTGGAAGCCGAAAACCAGGACGCTCTGGGCGGCAACTATTACTGGGTCGCCCGCGCCGAAGCGCAGTTCCCGCTGGGCCTGCCCGAGGAATACGGGCTGACCGGCGGCCTGTTCGCCGATGTCGGCTCGATCTGGGGTCTGGACGAGACCTATGGCCGCGACGTGGACGATTCGATGAATGTCCGCGCGGCGGTCGGGGTGTCGCTGTTCTGGACCACGCCCATCGGGCCGCTGCGGATGAACTTCTCGAAAGCGGTGAAAAAGGAAGATTACGACGAGACGCAGAACTTCGACCTGACGCTGTCGACGCGCTTCTGA
- a CDS encoding OmpH family outer membrane protein, with the protein MRVRAGVWLGAALLALSLGAPVAAQEVTEGAALAPVTDAVVPLPEPAEDAVVEEPDDPAEPPPMPVAVLVLDVEQAYDASAWGKRSQEQLKTAAREIEAENKRLEAQLTAEEQALSAERPTLDPAAFRKKAEAFDARAQQVRRDRAEAVRALNARADADRSAFLEASLPVVTALMQERDAAIVLDRRQTLLAISTADITAELVRRMDETLGEGGPLPELPGDAATATGAAAETPAPVRDASPSEPEDQARTTP; encoded by the coding sequence ATGCGGGTTCGGGCCGGGGTCTGGCTGGGGGCGGCGCTGCTGGCGCTGTCCCTTGGCGCGCCTGTGGCCGCGCAAGAGGTGACAGAGGGCGCAGCGCTTGCGCCCGTCACGGACGCGGTGGTGCCCCTGCCGGAACCGGCGGAAGATGCGGTGGTCGAGGAACCGGACGACCCCGCCGAGCCGCCGCCGATGCCGGTGGCGGTGCTGGTTCTGGATGTCGAGCAGGCCTATGACGCCTCGGCCTGGGGCAAGAGGTCGCAAGAGCAGCTGAAGACCGCCGCCCGCGAGATCGAGGCCGAGAACAAGCGGCTGGAAGCCCAGTTGACGGCCGAGGAACAGGCGTTGAGCGCGGAGCGCCCGACCCTAGATCCCGCCGCATTCCGCAAGAAGGCCGAGGCTTTCGATGCCCGCGCCCAGCAGGTCCGGCGCGACCGGGCCGAAGCGGTGCGGGCGCTGAACGCCCGCGCTGATGCGGACCGCTCGGCCTTTCTCGAGGCGTCGCTGCCGGTGGTGACCGCGCTGATGCAGGAACGCGACGCGGCCATCGTGCTGGACCGGCGGCAGACATTGCTGGCGATCTCGACCGCCGACATCACCGCCGAACTGGTGCGGCGCATGGACGAGACCCTGGGCGAGGGCGGGCCGCTGCCCGAATTGCCGGGCGATGCGGCGACAGCGACGGGCGCGGCGGCGGAGACGCCTGCGCCGGTCAGAGATGCGAGTCCTTCCGAACCCGAGGATCAGGCCCGCACGACCCCCTGA
- a CDS encoding nucleoside hydrolase: MAQKIIIDTDPGQDDAVAILLALASPELQVLGITTVAGNVPLPLTTRNARLIVGLSGRNDVPILAGCDAPLSRKLVTAENVHGQTGLDGIDLGEPDYPLTPGDGVDFIIETLRREPAGSVTLVPIGPLTNIAQAMMRAPDIVPRIAQIVLMGGAYFEVGNVTPTAEFNIYVDPEAAAHVFAAGVDLVVMGLDVTHKALTSPDWVAGMRALGTRTGEAVASWTGFFERYDRVKYGSEGAPLHDPCTIAYLLRPELFSGRRINVEIELQGRYTTGMTVADWWGVSGRPANALFMNQIDRDGFFALLTERISTLP; this comes from the coding sequence ATGGCGCAGAAGATCATCATCGACACCGATCCGGGGCAGGATGACGCGGTGGCGATCCTGCTGGCGCTCGCCTCGCCCGAATTGCAGGTGCTGGGGATCACGACGGTTGCGGGCAATGTGCCGCTGCCGCTGACCACCCGGAACGCGCGGCTGATCGTGGGGCTGTCGGGCCGCAATGATGTGCCGATCCTTGCCGGCTGCGACGCGCCCCTGTCGCGCAAGCTGGTGACGGCGGAAAACGTGCACGGCCAGACCGGGCTGGACGGGATCGATCTGGGCGAGCCGGACTATCCGCTGACGCCGGGCGACGGGGTCGATTTCATCATCGAGACGCTGCGGCGAGAGCCGGCCGGCAGCGTCACCCTGGTCCCCATCGGTCCGCTGACCAATATCGCGCAGGCGATGATGCGCGCGCCCGACATCGTGCCGCGCATCGCGCAGATCGTGCTGATGGGCGGCGCCTATTTCGAGGTCGGCAACGTCACCCCCACGGCCGAGTTCAACATCTATGTCGATCCCGAGGCGGCGGCCCATGTCTTTGCCGCGGGCGTCGATCTGGTGGTGATGGGGCTGGACGTCACCCACAAGGCGCTGACCTCGCCCGATTGGGTGGCGGGGATGCGCGCGCTTGGGACGCGGACCGGCGAGGCGGTGGCAAGCTGGACCGGCTTTTTCGAGCGTTACGACCGCGTCAAATACGGCTCGGAAGGGGCGCCGCTGCATGACCCCTGCACCATCGCCTATCTGCTGCGCCCGGAACTCTTCTCGGGCCGCCGCATCAATGTCGAGATAGAGTTGCAGGGACGTTATACGACGGGCATGACCGTCGCCGACTGGTGGGGCGTCAGCGGTCGCCCCGCCAACGCGCTGTTCATGAACCAGATCGACCGCGACGGGTTCTTTGCGCTGCTGACGGAACGGATTTCGACGCTGCCGTGA
- a CDS encoding ABC-F family ATP-binding cassette domain-containing protein yields the protein MARAPLLQLTDISLGFGGDPVFNELNLTLQPGDRVALVGRNGSGKSTLMKVMAGLVEPDRGEVVTPAGVRVGYMEQDPDLSAFQTLGDFAGAGLAPSESYRVEMAAEGLKFDADRPVATASGGERRRAALARLLAEAPELMLLDEPTNHLDIEAITWLEDQLSRSRAAFVLISHDRAFLRALTRATLWIDRGEIRRQDKGFSAFEDWREEIWAAEDDARHKLDRKIKAEARWAVEGISARRKRNMGRVRALQALRAERAAQIRRQGTAAMAFDAGSQSGKRVIEAQGIAKSFGERIILRPFDLRILRGDRVAFVGPNGIGKTTLIKMLTGEIAPDQGQVIHGTNLDIAVFDQARSALNPDLSLWDAMVADPSMSVSGRSDQVMVRGTPRHVVGYLKDFLFDDSQVHAPVGSLSGGEKARLLLARIMARPSNLLVLDEPTNDLDVETLDLLQDILGEYDGTVLLVSHDRDFIDRVATTTVAMEGDGRAVIYAGGYSDYLVQRTDTALPEPEPAARPAATPARAEPAPSRAQKPGLSFTEKHRLDALPAIIARLEAEIAKLSDFLSDAAIYADAPAKAQKATDALSERQQALDAAEEEWLTLAEKSAD from the coding sequence ATGGCACGCGCTCCCCTCCTGCAACTGACCGACATCTCGCTTGGCTTCGGCGGCGATCCCGTCTTCAACGAGCTGAACCTGACCCTGCAACCGGGCGACCGGGTGGCGTTGGTCGGGCGCAACGGTTCGGGGAAATCGACGCTGATGAAGGTCATGGCGGGGCTGGTCGAACCCGACCGGGGCGAGGTCGTGACCCCCGCAGGCGTCCGCGTCGGCTATATGGAGCAGGACCCGGACCTGTCCGCCTTTCAAACGCTTGGCGATTTCGCCGGGGCGGGGCTGGCGCCATCGGAAAGTTACCGCGTCGAGATGGCCGCCGAGGGGCTGAAATTCGACGCCGACCGCCCGGTCGCCACCGCATCGGGGGGCGAGCGTCGGCGCGCCGCGCTCGCCCGGCTGCTGGCCGAGGCGCCGGAACTGATGTTGCTGGACGAGCCGACCAACCATCTGGATATCGAGGCGATCACCTGGCTGGAAGATCAGCTGTCGCGCAGCCGCGCCGCATTTGTGCTGATCAGCCATGACCGCGCCTTTCTGCGCGCCCTGACCCGCGCGACGCTGTGGATCGACCGGGGCGAGATCCGGCGTCAGGACAAGGGCTTTTCCGCCTTCGAGGACTGGCGCGAAGAGATCTGGGCCGCCGAGGACGACGCCCGCCACAAGCTGGACCGCAAGATCAAAGCCGAGGCGCGTTGGGCCGTCGAAGGCATCAGCGCCCGGCGCAAGCGCAATATGGGCCGGGTGCGGGCGCTGCAGGCGCTGCGCGCCGAACGCGCCGCCCAGATCCGCCGTCAGGGCACCGCGGCCATGGCATTCGACGCCGGGTCGCAATCGGGCAAGCGCGTGATCGAGGCGCAGGGCATCGCGAAATCCTTTGGCGAGCGGATCATCCTGCGCCCCTTCGATCTGCGCATCCTGCGCGGCGACCGGGTGGCATTTGTCGGCCCCAACGGGATCGGCAAGACGACGCTGATCAAGATGCTGACCGGCGAGATCGCGCCCGATCAGGGGCAGGTGATCCACGGCACCAATCTGGATATCGCGGTCTTCGATCAGGCCCGCAGCGCGCTGAACCCGGATCTTAGCCTGTGGGACGCGATGGTGGCGGACCCGTCGATGTCGGTCTCGGGCCGGTCGGATCAGGTGATGGTGCGCGGCACGCCGCGTCATGTGGTGGGGTATCTCAAGGACTTCCTGTTCGACGATTCCCAAGTCCACGCCCCGGTCGGCAGCCTGTCGGGCGGGGAAAAGGCCCGCCTGCTGCTGGCCCGGATCATGGCCCGGCCGTCCAACCTGCTGGTGCTGGACGAGCCGACCAACGATCTGGACGTGGAAACGCTGGACCTGCTGCAGGATATTCTGGGCGAATATGACGGCACGGTGCTGCTGGTCAGCCACGACCGCGACTTCATCGACCGGGTCGCCACAACGACCGTGGCGATGGAGGGCGATGGTCGCGCGGTGATCTATGCCGGCGGCTACAGCGATTACCTCGTCCAGCGCACCGATACCGCGCTGCCCGAGCCGGAACCCGCCGCCCGCCCCGCCGCGACGCCAGCGCGCGCCGAACCCGCGCCATCGCGGGCGCAAAAGCCGGGGCTGAGCTTTACCGAAAAGCACCGCCTCGACGCGCTGCCCGCGATCATCGCCCGGCTTGAGGCCGAGATCGCGAAGCTGTCCGACTTCCTGTCTGACGCGGCGATCTATGCCGACGCGCCCGCCAAGGCGCAAAAGGCCACCGACGCCCTGTCGGAACGCCAGCAGGCGCTGGACGCAGCCGAAGAGGAATGGCTGACGCTGGCCGAAAAATCCGCCGACTGA
- the nagA gene encoding N-acetylglucosamine-6-phosphate deacetylase translates to MSSTDPTRLYARQLYDGFSADLAADQVIEIDGGRIARLRPATAADARDGVPEYELIAPGFIDIQINGAGDAQFNFDPSVEALRRMAAGARQGGTAHIMPTFITAPNRDYAAAIEAVEAARAQHLPGILGLHLEGPFLSPARPGIHDATAIRRLDPDDIERLARAQVGVMLLTLAPEELPDGVLPQLSEAGIRVFAGHTAADADQIAQAEAQGLVGVTHLFNAMSQLTGREPGVVGATLASRGLFAGIIADGHHVDWRNVGIATRLMPDRLCLVTDAMLTLAGERTGFELHGVEITLCDGRLTNAEGRLAGAHVSMIESLRNLLAHTDLDLPAALKMTSANPARALGLGERLGTLRPGSDATFTCLTGDLDVAAVIIDGVIDPV, encoded by the coding sequence GTGTCTTCGACTGACCCGACCAGGCTCTATGCGCGGCAGCTTTACGACGGTTTCAGCGCCGATCTGGCCGCCGATCAGGTGATCGAAATCGACGGCGGCCGCATCGCCCGCCTGCGCCCCGCCACCGCCGCCGACGCGCGGGACGGAGTGCCGGAATACGAGCTGATCGCGCCGGGCTTCATCGACATCCAGATCAACGGCGCGGGCGACGCGCAGTTCAACTTCGATCCCAGTGTCGAGGCGCTGCGCCGCATGGCCGCCGGCGCGCGGCAGGGCGGCACGGCGCATATCATGCCGACCTTCATCACCGCCCCGAACCGCGACTATGCCGCCGCCATCGAAGCGGTCGAGGCCGCCCGCGCGCAGCACCTGCCCGGCATCCTGGGCCTGCATCTGGAAGGCCCGTTCCTGTCGCCCGCCCGCCCCGGGATCCATGACGCGACCGCGATCCGCAGGCTCGACCCAGACGACATCGAGCGATTGGCCCGCGCGCAGGTGGGCGTCATGCTGCTGACGCTGGCGCCCGAGGAACTGCCCGACGGGGTGCTGCCGCAGCTTTCGGAAGCCGGCATCCGCGTCTTTGCCGGCCACACCGCCGCCGATGCCGATCAGATCGCGCAGGCCGAGGCGCAGGGGCTGGTGGGGGTCACGCATCTCTTCAACGCCATGTCGCAGCTGACGGGGCGAGAGCCGGGTGTCGTCGGCGCGACGCTCGCCTCGCGCGGGCTGTTCGCGGGGATCATCGCGGACGGGCACCATGTCGACTGGCGCAATGTCGGAATCGCCACGCGGCTGATGCCCGACCGGCTGTGTCTGGTCACGGATGCGATGCTGACGCTGGCCGGAGAGCGGACCGGGTTTGAGCTGCACGGAGTCGAGATCACGCTCTGCGACGGGCGCCTGACCAATGCCGAGGGGCGGTTGGCCGGTGCCCATGTCAGCATGATTGAAAGCCTGCGCAACCTGCTGGCGCACACCGATCTCGACCTGCCCGCTGCGCTGAAGATGACCAGCGCGAACCCCGCCCGCGCCCTTGGCCTTGGCGAGCGGCTGGGCACGCTGCGGCCGGGCAGCGACGCCACCTTCACCTGCCTGACCGGCGATCTGGATGTGGCGGCGGTCATCATCGACGGCGTGATCGACCCCGTCTGA
- the nagB gene encoding glucosamine-6-phosphate deaminase, whose translation MKVLILPDQQAAVQRAAEIVARTVIAKPDAVLGLATGGTMLPLYDDLARRHRDDGLSFAGVTTFNLDEYIGLAPDHPCSYHHYMRETFFDRVDIDPARTHLPQGDAPDPRAASLEYDALITAAGGIDLQLLGIGQNGHIGFNEPTASLGSRTRIKTLTTDTRRANQRYFASFDETPRYAITVGVATILEARKCVLLATGEAKAKAVFGMVEGPLSAVCPASALQLHPRATVVLDEAAASALELTDYYHHVHPQGGESVFD comes from the coding sequence ATGAAAGTCCTGATCCTTCCCGACCAGCAGGCCGCCGTGCAGCGCGCCGCCGAGATCGTGGCCCGCACCGTCATCGCCAAGCCCGATGCCGTGCTGGGGCTGGCGACCGGCGGCACCATGCTGCCGCTTTACGACGACCTCGCCCGCCGTCACCGCGACGACGGGCTGTCTTTTGCGGGCGTCACCACCTTCAACCTCGACGAATATATCGGCCTCGCGCCCGACCATCCGTGTTCCTATCACCACTATATGCGCGAGACGTTCTTCGACCGTGTCGATATCGACCCCGCCCGCACCCATCTGCCGCAGGGCGACGCGCCTGACCCGCGCGCCGCTTCGCTGGAATATGACGCGCTGATCACGGCGGCGGGCGGAATCGACCTGCAACTGCTGGGGATCGGGCAGAACGGCCATATCGGCTTCAACGAACCGACCGCCAGCCTCGGCTCGCGAACACGGATCAAGACGCTGACCACCGACACCCGCCGCGCCAATCAGCGCTATTTCGCCTCTTTCGACGAGACGCCGCGCTACGCGATCACCGTCGGCGTCGCCACGATCCTCGAGGCGCGGAAATGTGTGCTGCTGGCCACGGGCGAGGCCAAGGCCAAGGCGGTCTTCGGCATGGTCGAGGGGCCGCTCAGCGCCGTCTGCCCGGCCTCGGCGCTGCAACTGCATCCGCGCGCGACCGTGGTGCTGGACGAGGCGGCGGCGAGTGCGCTGGAGTTGACCGATTATTATCACCATGTGCATCCGCAAGGGGGCGAGAGTGTCTTCGACTGA
- a CDS encoding ROK family protein — MTTPLPRTALTGFAADLGGTKIAAARIHAGEVAERLIAPTDPAADPDAQLVVIKGLLDLLGHDSGAPLGVAVAGRVDAEGMWHAVNRGTLHAIGDFSLRDGLSRHLGPATSLNDAAAAALAEGLFGAGTDSAGFAFITVSTGVGGGLVIGNRLLSSGNGLAGHVGFVSSRFASGPCGSGRMATVESIAGGRGIAAAAAAAGYEGRDARAVFDAAAEGQDWAGRIVDSSAHAMASLIGDLTTILGLDTVAIGGSIGLAPGYIDRIRLALTEEPELFRPRVVAARLGHDAPLIGALAAHLNKERS; from the coding sequence ATGACGACACCGCTGCCCCGCACCGCCCTGACCGGCTTTGCCGCCGATCTGGGCGGCACCAAGATCGCCGCCGCCCGCATCCATGCGGGCGAGGTTGCCGAACGCCTGATCGCCCCCACCGATCCCGCCGCCGACCCCGACGCGCAGCTTGTCGTCATCAAGGGGCTGCTGGACCTGCTCGGCCATGACAGCGGCGCGCCGCTTGGCGTCGCCGTGGCCGGGCGGGTGGATGCAGAGGGCATGTGGCACGCCGTCAATCGCGGCACGCTTCACGCCATCGGGGATTTCTCGCTGCGCGACGGGCTGTCGCGTCACCTTGGCCCCGCGACCAGCCTCAACGACGCCGCCGCCGCGGCGCTGGCCGAGGGGCTGTTCGGGGCCGGGACCGACAGCGCGGGCTTTGCCTTCATCACCGTCTCGACCGGCGTCGGCGGCGGGTTGGTCATCGGCAACCGGCTTCTGTCCAGCGGCAACGGGCTGGCCGGGCATGTGGGCTTCGTCTCCAGCCGCTTCGCCAGCGGTCCCTGCGGCAGCGGCCGCATGGCGACGGTCGAAAGCATCGCCGGCGGGCGCGGCATCGCCGCCGCGGCGGCCGCAGCGGGATATGAGGGCCGCGACGCCCGCGCCGTCTTCGACGCGGCAGCCGAAGGGCAGGATTGGGCCGGCCGCATCGTCGACAGCTCGGCCCATGCCATGGCCTCGCTGATCGGGGATCTGACCACCATCCTCGGCCTCGACACCGTTGCGATCGGCGGCAGCATCGGACTGGCGCCGGGCTATATCGACCGCATCCGCTTGGCGCTGACCGAGGAACCCGAGCTGTTCCGCCCCCGCGTCGTCGCCGCAAGGCTGGGGCATGACGCGCCACTGATCGGCGCGCTCGCCGCCCATCTGAACAAGGAGCGTTCATGA
- a CDS encoding N-acetylmannosamine-6-phosphate 2-epimerase produces the protein MDVPDRLRGGLVVSCQPVDDGPMDAPDIVAAMAAAAVAGGAAGLRIEGAANLAAVRTRVSVPIIGIIKRDLDDSPVRITPFLDDVQALASAGADIIAYDATDRPRPETTARLLSAIHAAGALAMADCATLADGQRARAEGAAILGTTLSGYTAETASDARGPDTALIAAFHELGGFVMAEGRVNTPDLAAVAMSAGADAVTVGTALTRLEHVTGWFRDAIAKARDTA, from the coding sequence ATGGATGTTCCCGACAGATTGCGCGGCGGGCTGGTGGTGTCCTGCCAGCCGGTCGATGACGGGCCGATGGACGCGCCTGACATCGTGGCCGCGATGGCGGCAGCGGCGGTTGCCGGCGGCGCGGCGGGCTTGCGGATCGAAGGCGCGGCGAACTTGGCCGCCGTGCGCACGCGGGTTTCGGTGCCGATCATCGGCATCATCAAGCGCGATCTGGACGACAGCCCTGTGCGCATCACACCCTTTCTCGACGACGTGCAGGCGCTGGCCAGCGCCGGCGCTGATATCATCGCCTACGACGCGACCGACCGGCCCCGACCCGAGACGACGGCCCGCCTGCTTTCCGCGATCCATGCGGCGGGTGCGCTGGCAATGGCCGATTGCGCCACGCTGGCGGACGGGCAGCGCGCCCGGGCCGAGGGTGCGGCGATCCTCGGCACCACATTGTCGGGCTATACCGCCGAGACCGCCAGCGACGCCCGCGGCCCCGACACCGCGCTGATCGCCGCCTTCCACGAATTGGGCGGGTTCGTCATGGCCGAGGGGCGAGTGAACACCCCCGACCTCGCCGCCGTCGCCATGTCGGCGGGCGCGGATGCCGTCACGGTCGGGACGGCGCTGACGCGGTTGGAGCATGTCACCGGCTGGTTCCGCGACGCCATCGCCAAGGCCCGCGACACAGCATGA